The Methanosphaera sp. BMS genome contains a region encoding:
- a CDS encoding uroporphyrinogen-III synthase produces the protein MTTDKLESKKVVITRPKERSMVLAKLIEENGGVPIIIPTLELQLVKSPELIKIAEDIESFDWIIFTSPAGVRSFFEVYPSRTVPCNIAVIGIKTEEVLNEYDNTPDIVPESFTAEGLLESFKDIDLKNKNVALPRTLSAREVLPDGLTEYGANVLVAEAYTSGVPKDKTQILELSDLILNRDIDIITFTSPLTVKNLLDVIKEYKANEYEEVLKALREDITIASIGPITGKMLAQYNLKAIEPKKYTVKDMIESLIESL, from the coding sequence ATGACAACCGATAAATTAGAATCCAAAAAGGTTGTAATTACCCGTCCAAAAGAAAGATCCATGGTATTGGCTAAGCTGATTGAAGAAAACGGTGGAGTACCCATAATAATTCCAACATTGGAATTGCAGCTGGTCAAATCCCCTGAATTGATTAAGATAGCCGAAGATATTGAATCATTCGATTGGATTATATTTACTTCTCCTGCCGGGGTAAGATCCTTCTTTGAGGTCTATCCTTCAAGGACTGTTCCGTGTAACATAGCCGTAATAGGCATAAAAACCGAGGAAGTATTGAATGAATATGACAATACTCCAGATATAGTGCCTGAATCATTTACGGCTGAAGGATTGCTTGAATCATTCAAGGATATTGATTTAAAGAATAAGAACGTGGCTCTTCCAAGAACCTTAAGTGCAAGAGAAGTACTTCCTGATGGATTAACAGAATATGGGGCTAATGTATTGGTTGCAGAAGCTTATACATCCGGAGTTCCAAAGGACAAAACTCAAATACTGGAATTATCCGACTTGATATTGAATAGGGATATAGATATTATAACATTTACCAGTCCGCTAACAGTTAAAAATCTATTGGATGTAATAAAAGAGTATAAGGCGAATGAATATGAGGAAGTCTTAAAGGCGTTACGTGAAGATATTACAATAGCATCAATTGGACCGATAACCGGAAAAATGTTAGCACAATACAATCTTAAAGCAATAGAACCTAAAAAATACACAGTTAAAGACATGATAGAATCATTAATAGAAAGTTTATGA
- a CDS encoding signal recognition particle subunit SRP19/SEC65 family protein, producing MKTIIWPVYINSEHTRGEGRRLSIEESVKDPKVREISQVLRKQKIEHQVEHSKSYPGSWWENSGYIIAERDDMTKIEFLRMIARLVKSSRITDKN from the coding sequence ATGAAAACAATAATTTGGCCAGTATACATAAATTCAGAACATACTCGTGGAGAAGGTCGCAGATTATCAATTGAAGAATCGGTTAAAGACCCTAAAGTACGTGAAATAAGTCAAGTTTTAAGAAAACAAAAGATTGAACACCAGGTGGAACATTCAAAATCATATCCGGGCTCATGGTGGGAAAATTCAGGTTATATCATAGCCGAAAGAGATGACATGACAAAAATTGAGTTTTTACGCATGATTGCTAGGCTGGTTAAATCATCCAGAATAACGGATAAAAATTAA
- the purC gene encoding phosphoribosylaminoimidazolesuccinocarboxamide synthase: protein MSQIAKELLYTGKAKDVYKTDNDDEYIIKFRDDITALDGGKKDTLSKKGVYNALISTKLFEVLEAEGIKTQYIELLSPDEMLTMSLDMIPLEVICRNIATGSLVKKYPFPEKKELNPPIIQFDYKNDEYHDPMLNDSIILALDIVSQDALDEIRQITLKINRVLSDFLKSKGLLLVDFKLEYGFDKDGNIILGDEISPDTTRLWDVDTLENFDKDIFRKGEDGVVDAYRKVVDLILTDDEKDKWNVKDIE from the coding sequence ATGAGTCAAATAGCTAAAGAATTACTATATACAGGTAAAGCAAAGGATGTTTATAAAACAGATAATGATGATGAATATATTATTAAGTTCAGAGATGATATCACCGCCCTGGATGGCGGCAAGAAGGATACCTTGTCTAAAAAGGGAGTCTACAATGCATTGATATCTACAAAGTTATTTGAAGTGCTTGAAGCTGAAGGTATCAAAACCCAGTATATCGAATTGTTAAGTCCTGATGAAATGTTAACCATGTCACTTGACATGATACCTTTAGAGGTTATTTGTCGTAATATAGCAACGGGCAGTCTTGTCAAAAAGTACCCGTTCCCTGAGAAAAAGGAATTAAATCCACCTATTATTCAATTTGATTATAAGAATGATGAATATCATGATCCGATGTTGAATGACAGCATTATCCTGGCGTTGGATATTGTCAGTCAGGATGCACTTGATGAAATCAGGCAGATAACCCTTAAAATTAACAGGGTATTGTCCGATTTTCTTAAATCCAAAGGATTATTGTTGGTTGACTTCAAGTTAGAGTATGGATTTGATAAGGACGGTAACATCATATTGGGTGATGAGATAAGTCCGGACACTACCAGATTATGGGATGTGGATACACTTGAAAACTTCGATAAGGACATATTCAGAAAAGGAGAAGATGGTGTAGTGGATGCATACAGAAAAGTGGTTGATTTGATATTGACTGATGATGAAAAAGATAAATGGAATGTTAAAGATATAGAATAA
- the purS gene encoding phosphoribosylformylglycinamidine synthase subunit PurS, which translates to MNYDVEVKISLKKGMLNPEASTIEKALSLLNFNVKNTQTIDIIKFTVEADSKDDAESQVDEMCQKLLCNPVIHDYEIVICGE; encoded by the coding sequence ATGAATTATGATGTAGAAGTAAAAATAAGTTTAAAAAAAGGTATGTTGAATCCGGAAGCATCTACAATAGAAAAAGCTTTATCATTACTTAACTTCAATGTTAAAAATACTCAGACAATTGACATTATTAAATTTACGGTAGAAGCTGACAGTAAAGATGACGCAGAAAGTCAAGTGGATGAGATGTGCCAGAAATTATTATGTAACCCTGTTATCCATGATTATGAAATAGTTATATGTGGGGAATAA
- the recJ gene encoding single-stranded-DNA-specific exonuclease RecJ, giving the protein MKDTSEQFQQSRGEMELLLNKARDKIMEAEDVTIFTHTDCDGITAGGILSSILDRLEIDHSVNFVEINEVEELNTDTDLTIISDLGAGQDISQLCRSSSNSTIILDHHPPIRKLGTQYKGDLVEINPNYYGLDGSYTISGGGLSYLLAKTMHYYDYSWMGILSAVGDMQNSMTGRLRGLNTEILNDGVEVGCVNYINDLLLYGRNTRPLFVALSYFGDIHIPLTNNRNECIHFLESLDIPVKNDMGTVRCLCDLSMDEKSRLFHELLKMMTREVPDRYIKYIPKLISGQSYEFTFEKEYTPYRDASEYSTVINACGRNGRHELGMEVIKGNRDKISSQLDVLVKSHKRYLAQSMSRIQEDNSVEFLDNLQYFYGEGIKPSVVGTVAGMLLSSYDWQRPIMGYTHIDGDEPGFKVSLRCSKLLGYEGIHFGNLVRDVASKCGGSGGGHSVACGAYIPEDNIDEFIHLLNNSINFNF; this is encoded by the coding sequence TTGAAGGATACAAGTGAGCAATTTCAACAATCACGCGGTGAAATGGAATTATTATTAAACAAGGCTCGAGATAAAATAATGGAAGCAGAGGACGTGACAATATTTACCCACACCGATTGTGATGGTATAACAGCAGGGGGTATATTGTCTTCAATACTCGATAGGCTTGAAATAGACCATAGCGTAAATTTCGTTGAAATCAATGAAGTGGAAGAATTGAATACGGATACTGACTTAACCATTATCTCTGATTTGGGTGCTGGCCAGGATATTTCCCAACTGTGCAGGTCATCATCCAACTCCACAATCATACTTGATCATCATCCTCCCATCAGAAAGCTGGGAACACAATACAAGGGGGATTTGGTAGAAATCAACCCTAACTATTATGGCTTGGATGGTTCATATACGATTTCCGGTGGGGGATTATCCTATCTTTTGGCTAAGACCATGCATTATTATGACTACAGCTGGATGGGCATACTCAGTGCAGTGGGTGATATGCAAAACAGCATGACCGGAAGACTTAGGGGTTTGAACACTGAAATATTGAATGACGGTGTTGAAGTGGGCTGTGTAAATTATATAAATGATTTGCTCCTCTACGGTAGAAATACCCGGCCTTTGTTCGTGGCCTTGTCATACTTCGGTGATATTCACATTCCATTGACTAACAATAGGAACGAGTGCATACACTTTTTGGAAAGCTTGGATATTCCGGTAAAAAATGATATGGGAACGGTCAGATGTCTATGTGATTTGTCCATGGATGAAAAGTCAAGACTATTTCATGAACTGCTTAAGATGATGACCAGGGAAGTGCCCGACCGTTACATTAAATACATACCTAAATTGATTTCGGGTCAATCCTACGAGTTTACCTTTGAAAAGGAATACACTCCCTATAGGGATGCCAGTGAGTACAGTACCGTTATAAATGCATGTGGACGTAACGGTAGGCATGAGCTTGGAATGGAGGTAATCAAGGGAAATCGTGATAAGATATCATCCCAGTTGGACGTGCTTGTAAAAAGTCATAAGAGATATCTTGCCCAGAGCATGTCAAGAATCCAGGAGGATAACAGCGTTGAATTTCTGGATAATCTGCAATATTTCTATGGAGAGGGAATCAAGCCTAGTGTTGTGGGAACGGTTGCCGGGATGTTACTTAGCAGTTATGATTGGCAAAGACCCATAATGGGTTATACTCATATTGACGGTGATGAACCGGGTTTCAAGGTATCTCTCAGATGTTCCAAATTATTGGGATATGAGGGTATACATTTCGGAAATCTTGTACGTGATGTTGCTTCCAAATGTGGCGGCTCCGGTGGAGGTCATAGTGTAGCTTGTGGGGCATATATTCCAGAGGATAACATTGATGAATTCATTCATCTATTAAATAATTCAATTAATTTTAATTTCTAG
- the purQ gene encoding phosphoribosylformylglycinamidine synthase subunit PurQ, whose product MWGIIVTNLEDVNVGIIRFPGTNCDRDIEYAVGLAGASSQYIYWNETDLSKQDVVIIPGGFSYGDYLRAGSIAGITPIIDSIKDFAKKGNPVLGICNGAQILGEIDLVPGVFIENENAKFICKSKKLKINTTRTPFTKLYKKNQIVDMPIAHKEGRYYTDDLDSVIDNDQVVLTFEDGNPNGSLADITGVCNLEGNVVAVMPHPERAVEPLLRSTDGLDFFKSFLD is encoded by the coding sequence ATGTGGGGAATAATAGTGACTAATTTAGAAGATGTAAACGTTGGAATAATAAGATTTCCCGGTACAAACTGTGACAGGGACATTGAGTATGCCGTAGGCCTAGCCGGTGCATCCTCACAATATATCTACTGGAATGAGACCGACCTTTCCAAACAGGATGTTGTGATAATACCTGGTGGATTTTCATATGGGGATTATCTCAGGGCAGGTTCAATAGCAGGTATAACTCCTATCATAGATTCCATTAAGGATTTTGCAAAAAAGGGAAATCCGGTACTTGGAATATGTAATGGTGCACAGATTCTCGGTGAAATTGACCTGGTTCCAGGAGTATTTATTGAAAATGAAAATGCTAAATTCATTTGTAAAAGCAAAAAGCTTAAAATCAACACTACAAGAACACCATTTACAAAGTTATACAAGAAAAACCAGATAGTTGACATGCCTATTGCTCATAAAGAAGGCCGATATTACACGGATGATTTGGATAGTGTCATCGATAATGACCAGGTTGTATTAACCTTTGAAGACGGTAATCCTAACGGATCTTTAGCTGATATAACTGGTGTATGTAACCTTGAGGGTAATGTAGTGGCGGTAATGCCACATCCTGAAAGGGCTGTGGAGCCACTGTTAAGGTCTACAGATGGATTGGATTTCTTCAAAAGCTTCTTGGATTAG
- a CDS encoding pantoate kinase: MINEVKVFVPGHITGFFEIIQNTNPLLKGSKGAGITLDEGVITTCQVCDGNGNLKITVNGKHNKFNTITKKTIDIITDRYNVDLGCYDININHDLRLEIGAGFGTSASFALGVSSSLPSLLGVDITFKQAGEIAHLAEVSLSSGLGDVISEMYGGCVVRLKEGTPVNAVIDKIQITKPIYVITKTLGSLDTSTIIENPTHQIRINNSGSLLLNQLMKNPSIENFIKLSDRFSRNTQLINPQLEEVIQQLNEDSIGASMAMLGNTAFALSYSPDTQVDKCRVTRLNTSGIKFLE; this comes from the coding sequence ATGATTAATGAAGTTAAAGTATTTGTACCCGGACATATTACGGGATTTTTTGAAATAATCCAAAACACAAATCCACTGCTTAAAGGCTCAAAAGGTGCAGGCATTACATTGGATGAAGGTGTTATCACTACATGTCAAGTTTGTGATGGAAATGGAAATTTAAAAATTACCGTTAATGGCAAACACAATAAATTCAATACCATTACCAAGAAAACGATAGATATCATTACAGACAGATACAATGTGGATTTAGGATGTTATGACATCAACATAAATCATGATCTTAGACTAGAAATTGGGGCGGGTTTTGGTACCAGTGCAAGTTTTGCATTGGGCGTTAGCTCTTCACTACCTTCCTTACTTGGTGTGGACATTACGTTTAAACAAGCCGGTGAAATTGCACATCTGGCTGAAGTTTCATTATCAAGCGGATTGGGGGATGTTATATCCGAGATGTATGGCGGCTGTGTGGTCAGACTCAAGGAGGGTACACCTGTAAATGCAGTAATTGATAAAATTCAAATCACGAAACCTATATATGTTATTACAAAAACCTTGGGTTCATTAGATACCAGTACGATAATTGAAAATCCAACCCACCAAATAAGAATAAACAATAGTGGTAGTCTTTTACTTAACCAGTTAATGAAGAATCCTAGCATTGAAAACTTCATAAAATTATCCGACAGATTTAGCAGAAATACTCAGCTAATAAATCCCCAACTAGAAGAGGTAATTCAACAATTGAATGAAGACTCGATTGGAGCGTCAATGGCAATGCTTGGAAATACTGCTTTTGCCCTATCATACTCACCGGATACACAGGTTGACAAATGCCGGGTAACAAGATTGAATACTAGCGGAATAAAATTTCTTGAGTAA
- a CDS encoding winged helix-turn-helix transcriptional regulator, translating to MRIFKNKGEFTKFQILAKIAQQEPHLKQKDIADELGITVQAVSENIKSLVKEGLVETGSSNFRYKITKYGIDKVKTEAINLKSYSDMVLTTMNGYKSIWPAIAAEDLHQGEQVWLNMEDGILYADTEDKSGAYAEVFNDALEGEDVTLINLGGEIDLVPKDVVIVKIPPIAEGGSRACDMEKIEEIFSQEFDRIGVLGTSARAITNHLEVYPDFEFATAEATCSAAEKGLRVLVFSVGKMTNRIINKLEEKGIVYCIEDVKKV from the coding sequence ATGAGAATATTCAAAAACAAAGGTGAATTTACAAAATTTCAAATACTAGCAAAAATTGCTCAACAAGAGCCTCATCTCAAACAGAAAGATATTGCAGATGAATTAGGTATTACAGTACAGGCTGTTTCAGAGAATATCAAATCTTTAGTTAAGGAAGGTCTAGTGGAAACAGGAAGTTCAAATTTCAGATACAAAATAACTAAATATGGTATTGATAAGGTTAAAACAGAAGCCATCAATCTCAAGTCATATTCTGATATGGTTTTAACTACCATGAATGGATATAAATCAATCTGGCCTGCTATTGCAGCCGAAGATTTACATCAGGGGGAACAGGTATGGTTGAATATGGAAGATGGTATATTGTATGCAGATACCGAAGATAAGTCCGGGGCATATGCTGAAGTATTTAATGATGCTTTAGAAGGTGAAGACGTAACATTAATTAACCTCGGTGGAGAAATAGATTTGGTTCCTAAAGATGTAGTGATTGTTAAAATACCTCCAATAGCTGAAGGCGGTTCACGTGCATGTGACATGGAAAAAATCGAAGAAATATTCTCTCAAGAGTTTGACAGAATTGGTGTATTAGGTACAAGTGCAAGAGCTATAACAAATCATTTGGAAGTATACCCTGACTTTGAGTTTGCTACGGCCGAAGCCACATGTAGTGCTGCAGAAAAAGGTCTACGTGTACTTGTATTTTCAGTAGGTAAAATGACCAATAGAATAATCAATAAATTAGAAGAAAAAGGTATCGTTTACTGTATTGAGGATGTTAAAAAAGTATAA
- the glmS gene encoding glutamine--fructose-6-phosphate transaminase (isomerizing): MCGIVGCVLDKKAAPTIIESIKKLEYRGYDSVGIATVTDKINLKKGSGKIKDVNNEIHLTDIDGNTGIAHVRWATHGIPTKENAHPHCDCDEKISVVHNGIIENYQELKEQLLEEGHIFKSDTDTEVIPHLIEKYMKEGQEFLVAVQSTIKRLKGSYALAIISKDEPGKIIGARNESPLIVGLADHGNFLASDVPAILKETNKVIYLDNEEIIVLTQDNVDIMDLELNKKEKNIDIITWSPEMAEKGGYDHFMLKEIHEEPQVIKDTLSESNKINEIVSNFKNFNRICFVACGTSYHASLIGEYLIETELAIPTEVILASEFEFFKKTLDDHTLVIFITQSGETADTLKALKIAKEKSETLAIVNVVGSSITREADHVIFTRAGPEIGVAATKTYLSQLICIYLLVAHMAENNELLEKLGKLSELSEELLTREEQIKEISKKYKYARDFFYIGRGFNYPTALEGALKLKEITYIHGEGYAAGELKHGPLALIEDNIPVVGLLPPGPSYAKTFSNLQEIISRGADMIILGSKDDKQIDMIEDKLLFNPVIDEILAPLLYIIDLQLLAYYISILKGIDPDKPKNLAKSVTVQ, translated from the coding sequence ATGTGTGGAATTGTAGGATGTGTATTGGATAAAAAGGCGGCACCGACAATCATAGAATCAATAAAGAAATTGGAATATAGGGGATATGATTCTGTTGGAATAGCAACCGTTACGGATAAGATAAATCTGAAAAAAGGTAGTGGAAAAATAAAAGATGTTAACAATGAAATTCATCTAACAGATATTGACGGAAATACTGGAATAGCACATGTAAGATGGGCTACCCATGGAATACCAACAAAGGAAAATGCACACCCGCATTGTGACTGTGATGAAAAAATAAGCGTAGTGCATAACGGTATCATCGAAAACTACCAGGAACTGAAAGAACAGCTACTCGAAGAAGGACATATCTTCAAATCAGATACCGATACTGAAGTCATACCACATCTGATAGAAAAGTACATGAAAGAAGGACAGGAATTTTTAGTTGCGGTTCAATCCACAATCAAAAGATTAAAAGGTTCCTACGCCCTTGCAATAATATCAAAGGACGAGCCTGGAAAAATAATAGGTGCAAGAAATGAAAGCCCACTGATAGTGGGACTTGCAGATCATGGAAACTTCCTGGCATCAGACGTACCGGCCATACTAAAAGAAACCAACAAGGTAATCTACCTGGATAATGAAGAGATAATAGTCCTGACACAGGACAACGTTGACATAATGGACCTGGAATTAAATAAAAAGGAAAAGAACATAGACATCATTACATGGAGTCCAGAAATGGCTGAAAAAGGTGGATATGACCATTTCATGTTAAAGGAGATACATGAAGAACCACAGGTAATCAAAGACACACTATCCGAATCCAATAAAATTAATGAAATCGTTTCAAACTTCAAAAACTTTAACAGAATATGCTTTGTTGCATGCGGAACCAGCTACCATGCATCACTTATCGGAGAATACCTAATAGAAACGGAACTTGCCATACCAACAGAGGTAATACTGGCATCAGAATTCGAATTCTTCAAGAAGACATTGGATGACCACACATTAGTAATATTCATAACACAATCCGGTGAAACCGCAGATACATTAAAAGCACTTAAAATAGCAAAGGAAAAATCAGAAACCCTTGCAATAGTAAACGTTGTGGGAAGTTCAATAACACGTGAGGCAGACCACGTAATATTTACCAGAGCAGGACCGGAAATTGGTGTAGCCGCAACAAAAACATACCTCAGCCAGTTAATCTGTATCTACCTATTAGTAGCACACATGGCAGAAAACAATGAACTACTTGAAAAACTGGGAAAACTATCTGAACTATCAGAGGAACTACTTACAAGAGAAGAACAGATCAAGGAAATCTCCAAGAAATACAAGTACGCAAGAGACTTCTTCTACATCGGACGTGGATTCAACTACCCTACAGCACTGGAAGGAGCATTGAAACTTAAGGAGATAACATACATACACGGTGAAGGATATGCAGCCGGAGAACTTAAACACGGCCCACTTGCATTGATAGAAGACAACATACCCGTAGTCGGACTTCTCCCACCTGGCCCAAGCTATGCAAAAACATTCAGCAACCTACAGGAAATCATATCCAGAGGAGCGGATATGATAATCCTTGGTTCAAAGGATGATAAGCAGATAGACATGATAGAGGATAAACTCCTCTTCAACCCGGTGATTGATGAAATACTTGCACCGTTACTGTACATAATAGACCTTCAGTTACTGGCATACTACATCAGCATATTAAAAGGAATAGACCCAGATAAACCTAAAAACCTGGCAAAATCCGTAACAGTACAATAA
- a CDS encoding histidinol phosphate phosphatase domain-containing protein — MSENKRIDLHTHSIFSDGELLPSELARRAEVLGHSALAITDHVDASNIEVASKIAEAVNDIRDNWDIEVIPGVEITHTPVEVIDKLANKARSFGAEVIVVHGETIVEPVRPGTNRAAAECPEIDILGHPGLITPEEVEIAIDNDVSLEISGRKGHCFGNGHVAKLGLEYGANLVLDSDTHAPDDLVSYDLAVRIARGAEIPENELDNLLKYNPQKILKKIGINL, encoded by the coding sequence ATGTCTGAAAATAAAAGAATAGATTTACATACTCATAGTATATTTAGTGATGGTGAATTATTACCGTCAGAATTAGCACGTAGGGCAGAAGTACTTGGCCACTCCGCTTTAGCAATAACAGATCACGTTGACGCTTCAAACATCGAGGTAGCATCCAAAATAGCCGAAGCAGTAAATGACATACGTGACAACTGGGATATTGAAGTAATTCCTGGAGTGGAAATAACACACACCCCTGTAGAAGTAATAGACAAGCTAGCAAACAAGGCCAGAAGTTTTGGTGCAGAAGTAATTGTCGTACACGGTGAGACAATAGTCGAACCGGTCCGTCCGGGTACAAACCGTGCAGCAGCTGAATGTCCGGAAATCGACATATTGGGTCATCCTGGTTTGATAACGCCTGAAGAAGTTGAAATTGCAATAGACAATGACGTATCGCTGGAAATCAGTGGTAGAAAAGGACACTGTTTCGGAAACGGTCACGTCGCAAAATTAGGACTGGAATACGGTGCCAACTTGGTATTGGATAGTGATACCCATGCACCTGATGATCTTGTTTCATATGACCTGGCTGTAAGAATCGCAAGGGGAGCTGAAATTCCTGAAAATGAACTGGATAATCTTTTAAAATATAATCCACAAAAAATATTAAAAAAAATAGGAATTAACTTATAA
- a CDS encoding 2,5-diamino-6-(ribosylamino)-4(3H)-pyrimidinone 5'-phosphate reductase, which yields MKPYIHLNSAMTADGKIATKDSTLKISGHDDLIRVHNLRKKYDAIMVGINTILIDNPRLSIHKIDSKKEDNPTRIVIDSSARTPLDSKVLNDDADTIIITSDKAEKEDIKRLSKKAIVFSVGDDKVNLAEAMDKLYEMGISSILLEGGATLNYSMLEERLVDKISVCIGSKILGGKDSVTLVDGKGFDKEECVKLEIEDYYQLDNDIVIEYNVLY from the coding sequence ATGAAACCATATATACACTTGAATTCTGCCATGACCGCTGATGGTAAGATAGCTACAAAGGATTCAACCCTTAAGATATCAGGCCATGATGACCTGATACGTGTGCATAATCTGAGAAAAAAATACGATGCCATTATGGTGGGAATTAACACCATACTGATAGATAATCCTCGTCTGAGCATCCATAAGATCGATTCCAAAAAGGAGGATAATCCAACACGTATCGTTATTGATAGTTCGGCACGTACTCCCCTTGATTCAAAGGTGTTGAATGATGACGCGGATACCATAATAATAACGTCAGATAAGGCAGAAAAAGAGGATATCAAACGATTATCAAAGAAGGCCATTGTTTTTTCCGTTGGAGATGATAAAGTCAACCTGGCCGAAGCGATGGATAAGTTATATGAAATGGGCATTTCTTCCATTTTACTGGAAGGTGGTGCCACGCTTAACTATTCGATGCTTGAAGAACGGTTAGTTGATAAAATATCGGTATGTATAGGTTCCAAGATACTCGGGGGAAAGGATTCGGTTACATTGGTTGATGGAAAGGGTTTTGATAAAGAGGAATGTGTTAAACTGGAAATAGAGGATTATTATCAGTTGGATAATGATATTGTTATTGAGTATAACGTATTATACTAG
- the cobA gene encoding uroporphyrinogen-III C-methyltransferase produces MTVYMIGAGPGDPDLITVKAVKLLKKADVILYDSLANDELLSYAPDDVELIYVGKRAGEHYRKQPEINELLVEQGKKHENVVRLKGGDPFIFGRGGEEELALLAEGIDVEFVSGINSAIGAATMLGLPLTHRAVSTSLTLVTGHEDPEKTEKQVNWDYTADTLVVFMGVGLLKKYVPKLLEYRSPDTPVCAIENGTLPNQKVIMGTLADITEKEIRPPALIIIGDVVNVYKECLELRSKFE; encoded by the coding sequence ATGACAGTTTATATGATAGGGGCAGGTCCTGGAGATCCTGATTTAATAACAGTAAAAGCGGTAAAATTACTAAAGAAAGCGGATGTTATATTGTATGATAGCTTGGCAAATGATGAACTGTTAAGCTATGCGCCGGATGATGTGGAACTTATCTACGTGGGAAAACGTGCCGGTGAACACTACCGTAAACAGCCGGAAATCAATGAACTTCTTGTAGAGCAGGGTAAAAAGCATGAAAATGTAGTAAGACTTAAAGGTGGAGATCCATTCATATTCGGTCGTGGAGGCGAAGAGGAACTTGCACTTCTTGCAGAGGGAATCGACGTTGAATTCGTGTCTGGTATCAACTCCGCTATAGGGGCAGCTACCATGTTGGGTTTGCCGTTAACACACAGGGCAGTTTCAACAAGTCTGACATTGGTTACAGGACATGAAGATCCGGAAAAAACCGAAAAACAGGTAAACTGGGATTATACTGCAGATACGCTTGTTGTATTTATGGGAGTAGGCTTACTTAAAAAATATGTTCCAAAGCTACTTGAATATCGTTCTCCTGATACGCCTGTATGTGCCATTGAAAACGGAACACTTCCTAATCAGAAGGTTATAATGGGTACATTGGCAGACATTACCGAGAAGGAAATTAGGCCACCGGCATTAATTATCATAGGTGATGTGGTCAACGTCTACAAGGAATGTCTGGAATTAAGGAGTAAATTCGAATAA